The DNA segment agacagctcctgctcctgttgatcagctgccaccttcatggcagacagctcctgcttcTGTTGATCAGTTGCCGCTTTCTTGTCggtcagctcctgctcctgttgatcagctgccgccttcatggcagacagctcctgctcctgttgatcagctgccgccaacttaacggacagctcctgctcccgatgatcagctgccgccttcatggcagacagctcctcctgttgatcagctgccgccttcatggcagacagctcctgctcccgatgatcagctgccgccttcatggcagacagctcctcctgttgatcagctgccgccttcatggcagacagctcctgctcccgatgatcagctgccgccttcatggcagacagctcctgctcctgttgatcagctgccaccAACATGACAGACAGCtactgctcctgttgatcagctgccgccttcatggcagacaactCCTGcttctgttgatcagctgcctCCTTCATGGTAGACAGCTCCTtctcctgttcatcagctgccgccttcatggcagacagctcctgctcctgttcatcagctgccgtCAACTTGGCGAACAGCTCCTCcttctgttgatcagctgccaccttcatggcagacagctcctgctccggATGATCAGCTGCctccttcatggcagacagctcctgctcctgttgatcagctgccgccttcatggcagacagctcctgctcctgttcatcagctgccgtCAACTTGACGGagagctcctgctcctgttcatcagctgccgccttcatggcagacagctcctgctcctgttcatcagctgcctCCTTCATGGTAGACAGCTCCTattcctgttgatcagctgccgtcTTCATTGCAGACAGttcctgctcctgttcatcagctgccgccCTCATGGCAGACGGCTCCTGCTCccgatgatcagctgccgccttcatggcagacagttcCTGcttctgttgatcagctgccgccttcttGGCGATCAGCTACTTCtcttgttgatcagctgccgccttcatggcagatagCTCcagctcctgttgatcagctgctgcCAACTTGACGGACGgttcctgctcctgttgatcagctgctgcCAACTTGGCGAACAGCTCCTACTCCtattgatcagctgccgccttcatggcagacagctaatgctcctgttcatcagctgccgccttcatggcagacggctcctgctcctgttgatccgctgccgccaacttgacggacagctcctgctcctgttgatcagctgccgccttcatggcagacaactcctgctcctgttcatcagcaGCCGCCTTCATGGcaaacagctcctgctcctgttgatcagctgccgccttcatggcagacagctcctactcctgttgatcagctgccgccttcgtggcagacagctcctgctcctgttcatcagctgccgccttcatggcagacagttcttgctcctgttcatcagctgccaccttcatggcagacacctcctgctcctgttgatcagctgccgccttcatggcagacagctcctgctcccgTTCATCAGCTGCCGTCAACTTGGggaacagctcctgctcctgttcatcagctgccgccttcatggcagacagctcctgctcctgttcatcagctgccgccttcatggcagacagctcctgctcccgATGATCAGCGGCCGCCTTCATGGcaaacagctcctgctcctgttgatcagctgccaccttcatggcagacagctcctgctcctgttgatcagctgccaccttcatggcagacagctcctgctcctgttgaccAGCTgtcgccttcatggcagacagctcctgcctCTGTTGATCAGTTGCCGCTTTCTTGGCGGTCAGCTACTTCTCTTGTTGATCAGCTGCTGCCTTCATGGCAGATattcctgctcctgttgatcagctgctcCCAACTTGacggacagctcctgctcctgttgatcagctgctgcCAACTTGGcgaacagctcctgctcctgttgatcagctgccgccaacttgacggacagctcctgctcctgttgatcagctgccgtcTTCATGGCAGAcacctcctgctcctgttgatcagctgccgccttcatggcagacggctcctgctcctgttgatccgctgccgccttcatggcagacagctgcTGCTCCCGATGTTCAGCTGCCGATGTTATGCGCGCTcgcccgtatgtgtgtgtgtgtgtgtttgcgtgcgtgtgtgtatgtgtgtaattatgtgtttttgtgtcatGCGCAGGGCCAGGGTGAGTGCGTGCTGGAGCgagatgtgtatatgtagtgctgtagtgtgtgtgtgtacatatatgcaaacatacatataaatgtgtatatatatatatatatatatatatatatatatatatatatatatatatatatatatatatatacatacatacatacacatgcacatacacacacacacatatatagatagatagatggatagatagatatagatacatcaatacatatatatgtagatatatgcagatatatatttgttgatttattcgtatatttatccatttacacacatacatacacaaacacaatcacaaacacacatacatatatatatatatatatatatatatatatatatatatatatatatatatatacatatatatatatatatgtgtgtgtgtgtttgtgtgtgtgtgcgtgtgcgtgtgcgtgtgtgtgtgcgtgtccgtgtccgtgtgcgtgtgcgtgcgtgtgtgtgtgtgtgtgtgtgtgtgtttgtgtgtgcgtgtctatatatatatatatatatatatatatatatatatatatatatatatatatatatatatatatatatatatatatatatataaatatatatatatattatatatatgtatgatatatatatatatatatatatatatatatatatatatatatatatatatatatatatatatatatatatatatatatatcatacatatatataatatatatatatatttatatgtatatatacatacatatatatatatatatatatatatatatatatatatatatataaaagtgtgtgtgtgtgtatgtgtgtgtgcgtgtctatacatacatatatatatatatacatatatatatatatatatatatatatatatatatatatatatatatatatatatatatatatatatatatatatatatatatatatatatatatatatatacatatatatacatatatatacatatatacatatatatgcatatatacatatatataaatatatatatatatatatatatatatatatatatatatatatatatgcgtgtgtgagtgtgtgtgtgtatttgtgtgtgtgtgtgtgtgtgtgtgtaaacacacacacacacacacacacacacacatatatatatgtatatatatatatatatatatatgtgtgtgtgtgtgtgtgtgtgtgtgtgtgtgtatgtgagtgtgcgtgtgtgtgtgtgtgtgcgtgtctatatatatatatatatatatatatatatatatatatatatatatatatat comes from the Penaeus vannamei isolate JL-2024 chromosome 8, ASM4276789v1, whole genome shotgun sequence genome and includes:
- the LOC138862323 gene encoding uncharacterized abhydrolase domain-containing protein DDB_G0269086-like, giving the protein MKATAGQQEQELSAMKVAADQQEQELSAMKVAADQQEQELFAMKAAADHREQELSAMKAAADEQEQELSAMKAAADEQEQELFPKLTAADEREQELSAMKAAADQQEQEVSAMKEQELFAMKAAADEQEQELSAMKAAADQQEQELSELFAKLAAADQQEQEPSVKLAAADQQELELSAMKAAADQQEK